Proteins encoded together in one Riemerella anatipestifer window:
- a CDS encoding protein adenylyltransferase SelO — MNIHLITQPFLDQFPGDFSGDTMQRQTPKMLFATVEPALFTNYKAIAFNQDLSNEIGLGSFEPEDEAFLAAQDLPKNIRTYATAYAGHQFGQWAGQLGDGRAILAGEIQNTSGETTEIQWKGAGATPYSRFADGRAVLRSSVREYLMSEAMHHLGVPTTRALSIAETGEMVTRDILYNGNPKQEKGAIVIRTAPSFIRFGHFQLLAAQNEIDTLKNLADFCIQRYFREIKTDKPQPYHQFFKKITETTAKLMVEWQRVGFTHGVMNTDNMSILGLSIDYGPFSMLDEYDLNFTPNTTDLPGRRYAFGRQAEMAQWNLWQLGNALFPLINDVDFIEQTLEDFGTDFWNQYDQMMCSKMGLDTFMKDTDVDFFTDWQNLMTSLKLDYTLFFNALEKDVHLINWQDISYKSLHTEDLQRLNQWINSYQNRLTLNKISPNERLALMSQNNPKFTLRNCLLHECIEELNNGNTNYFHQLLTALKNPYQETFPEWSVKRPQKYDEVVGCSTLSCSS, encoded by the coding sequence ATGAATATACACCTCATCACTCAACCTTTTTTAGACCAATTCCCTGGTGATTTTTCTGGTGATACCATGCAAAGGCAAACACCAAAAATGCTTTTTGCTACGGTAGAACCTGCCCTATTTACTAACTACAAAGCTATTGCATTCAATCAAGACCTTTCTAACGAGATAGGCTTAGGTTCTTTTGAACCCGAAGACGAGGCTTTTTTAGCCGCCCAAGATTTACCCAAAAACATCAGAACCTATGCTACTGCTTACGCTGGGCATCAGTTTGGGCAATGGGCAGGGCAACTGGGGGACGGCAGAGCAATATTGGCTGGAGAGATACAAAACACTAGCGGAGAAACCACCGAAATCCAATGGAAAGGTGCAGGAGCAACGCCCTACTCTAGATTTGCAGATGGACGAGCCGTGCTTCGTTCCTCTGTGAGAGAATATCTTATGAGCGAAGCGATGCATCATCTAGGTGTGCCTACTACTAGAGCCCTTTCTATCGCCGAAACAGGAGAAATGGTAACAAGAGATATACTCTATAATGGCAATCCTAAACAAGAAAAAGGAGCTATAGTTATACGAACCGCTCCCTCATTTATAAGGTTTGGACACTTTCAGCTATTGGCAGCCCAAAACGAAATAGACACTCTGAAAAATCTAGCTGACTTCTGTATTCAACGCTATTTCCGTGAAATAAAAACAGATAAACCTCAACCTTATCATCAGTTTTTCAAAAAAATTACTGAAACAACCGCCAAACTTATGGTAGAATGGCAAAGAGTAGGCTTTACCCACGGCGTGATGAATACCGATAATATGAGTATCCTCGGGCTTAGTATAGACTACGGACCATTCTCTATGCTAGATGAATACGATTTGAATTTCACGCCCAATACTACCGATTTACCTGGTAGGCGTTATGCTTTTGGAAGACAAGCCGAAATGGCACAATGGAATCTTTGGCAACTAGGCAATGCTTTATTTCCTCTAATAAACGATGTAGATTTTATTGAGCAAACTTTGGAAGATTTTGGCACTGATTTTTGGAATCAATACGACCAAATGATGTGTTCTAAAATGGGATTGGATACTTTTATGAAAGATACCGATGTTGATTTCTTTACAGATTGGCAAAATCTAATGACTTCACTAAAGCTAGACTATACCTTATTTTTCAATGCGTTAGAGAAAGATGTTCATCTAATCAACTGGCAGGATATTTCTTATAAGTCTCTCCATACAGAAGACCTACAACGCCTCAATCAATGGATAAATTCCTACCAAAACCGATTGACTCTAAACAAAATTTCTCCAAACGAAAGACTTGCTCTAATGAGCCAAAACAATCCGAAATTTACCCTTAGGAACTGCCTCCTACACGAATGTATAGAGGAACTTAATAATGGGAACACCAATTACTTTCACCAACTCCTTACCGCTCTTAAAAATCCTTACCAAGAAACATTCCCAGAATGGAGCGTTAAAAGACCCCAAAAATACGATGAGGTGGTGGGTTGCTCTACTTTGTCTTGCAGTTCTTAA
- a CDS encoding outer membrane beta-barrel family protein encodes MYLPKKIKSSKNQYYLKCTTSLKIEVITNPPSKYEAEGNSGLINIQLKRSKQNNWSATLRSSYQQATYERLVHGANFNYKKDKFSALVDVNYSYGRNLYTNDIFYDYPDYQWNNKLFNRNHRKNWGTLLNLEYAFTDKSSLGLQFMGSFTDKYSDEFADNFARRYSDHSLIHYYKTEGLSQGTPSNISLNLNYVQKLGNDGKKLSVDADYFDMANPEANHFTSLLQDLISATTETQYSQNNSHQNVKNYSIKTDFEMPLSWANLSFGGRAASTKTKNLVDVNFFNQDNNNLILSQKDHFEYTENIQALYFSASKSFGEKWETKVGLRGEATQTNANSISTNEITQRNYAKLFPTLYIMYKPNENHSFSANYGRRIGRPSWGTLNPARWYETPKSYTTGNPFLQPVFINNIEFNYAYKSLLNFQLFYGNYIDNISQISRHNVAENITVMRYEDISNDMFTGGSISINYKPFSWWEASAEINTSYSETKPYIEIYSNHKYSGWSGYTISRNTFTLNSKKTLLASLNYEYSLPSKGIGTMSEYSSLDIGFKYLLLNKNLILGLNFNDIFRSQQYTYKEVSQGILQSFSQYNDSQYVRFSLNYKFGNNKISVSSRASGNQEEKNRAN; translated from the coding sequence ATTTATCTTCCAAAGAAAATTAAATCATCTAAAAATCAGTATTATTTAAAATGCACAACGAGTTTAAAGATAGAAGTTATTACTAACCCTCCGTCAAAATACGAAGCCGAAGGAAATAGTGGACTTATTAACATACAACTCAAACGCTCTAAACAAAATAACTGGAGTGCTACACTACGCTCTAGCTATCAGCAAGCCACCTACGAAAGATTAGTACACGGTGCTAACTTCAATTATAAAAAAGATAAGTTTTCCGCCCTAGTAGATGTTAATTATAGCTACGGAAGAAACCTCTATACTAACGATATATTCTACGATTATCCCGATTACCAATGGAACAATAAACTCTTTAATCGTAACCACAGAAAAAACTGGGGTACTTTGTTAAATTTAGAGTACGCCTTTACAGATAAAAGCAGTCTAGGATTGCAGTTTATGGGTTCTTTTACAGATAAATACTCCGATGAATTTGCAGATAATTTTGCGAGAAGGTACAGCGACCATTCTTTAATTCACTACTACAAAACGGAGGGGCTATCTCAAGGAACGCCTAGCAACATCTCTCTAAACCTTAATTATGTTCAGAAACTAGGCAACGATGGTAAAAAGCTGTCTGTAGATGCAGATTATTTTGATATGGCTAATCCAGAGGCTAATCATTTCACTTCTTTATTACAAGATCTTATTTCTGCGACTACAGAAACACAATATTCTCAAAACAATTCGCATCAAAATGTAAAGAATTATTCCATCAAGACTGATTTTGAAATGCCTTTATCCTGGGCTAATTTGTCCTTTGGAGGTAGAGCCGCTTCTACTAAAACTAAAAACTTAGTAGATGTAAATTTCTTTAATCAAGACAACAACAATTTAATTCTTTCTCAAAAAGACCACTTTGAATATACCGAAAATATACAGGCGCTATACTTTAGTGCTTCTAAATCTTTCGGAGAAAAATGGGAAACCAAGGTTGGACTTCGTGGAGAAGCTACTCAAACCAATGCTAACTCTATTTCTACTAACGAAATTACCCAAAGAAATTATGCCAAACTGTTCCCAACCCTCTACATTATGTATAAGCCTAACGAAAACCACTCTTTCTCTGCCAACTATGGTAGACGTATAGGGCGACCTTCTTGGGGCACATTAAATCCAGCTAGATGGTACGAAACTCCAAAGTCTTATACCACAGGAAACCCTTTTTTACAACCTGTTTTCATAAACAATATAGAATTTAATTATGCTTATAAAAGCCTGCTTAACTTTCAACTATTTTATGGAAACTACATAGACAATATTTCTCAAATCTCTAGACACAATGTTGCAGAGAATATCACAGTTATGAGGTACGAAGACATTTCTAATGATATGTTTACTGGTGGTTCTATTAGCATCAATTACAAACCGTTTAGTTGGTGGGAAGCCTCTGCAGAAATAAACACTTCTTACTCAGAAACAAAACCTTATATAGAAATCTATTCTAACCACAAATATTCTGGTTGGAGTGGCTATACAATCTCTAGAAATACCTTTACACTCAATTCTAAAAAGACACTGTTGGCCAGTCTAAATTACGAGTATTCTCTTCCTTCAAAAGGGATAGGTACTATGAGTGAATACTCTTCACTAGACATTGGTTTTAAGTACTTATTATTAAACAAAAATCTAATTTTAGGACTTAATTTTAATGATATATTCCGAAGCCAGCAATACACTTATAAAGAGGTGTCTCAAGGCATACTACAATCTTTTTCTCAATACAATGACTCTCAATATGTGAGATTTTCTCTCAACTATAAGTTTGGTAACAATAAAATATCGGTAAGCTCCCGCGCTTCTGGAAACCAAGAAGAAAAAAACAGAGCCAACTAA
- a CDS encoding IS982-like element ISRa1 family transposase gives MNNLEQIYERILEVLGLFSENQLISYQRRTPKMSDLEVISLNITAEYLSIDSELQLFRKLPNSLINKIERSVYNKRKRRLSLQTEQIRQRISMEFNEFEDIFIVDSMPMKVCENARSTRSKICKEQSYSLPTYGYCASQKLYFYGYKLHAVCSLNGVIKNFDISPASVHDIHYLKDIGEQMRNCTLIGDRGYLSAKVQIDLFNYANIKLDTPMRSNQKDYIPQFSLYKKKRKRIETFFSQLCDQFMIKRNYAKTFEGFKTRIISKITAATVIQYINKFIFQRKLNHLKISII, from the coding sequence ATGAACAACTTAGAGCAAATATATGAAAGAATTTTGGAAGTTTTAGGACTTTTTTCAGAAAATCAACTGATTAGTTATCAGAGAAGAACACCTAAAATGAGCGATTTAGAAGTCATAAGTCTTAATATTACTGCTGAATACTTGAGTATTGATAGCGAATTACAGTTATTTAGAAAATTGCCAAACTCTCTGATAAACAAAATTGAAAGAAGTGTTTACAATAAGCGAAAACGAAGACTATCCCTACAAACAGAGCAAATTAGACAGCGTATTTCGATGGAGTTCAATGAGTTTGAAGATATTTTTATCGTTGATAGCATGCCAATGAAAGTTTGTGAAAATGCTCGTTCTACTCGTTCAAAAATTTGTAAAGAGCAATCCTATTCTTTACCAACATATGGTTATTGTGCTTCACAGAAATTATATTTCTATGGCTATAAACTACACGCAGTATGTTCTTTAAATGGTGTGATTAAGAATTTTGATATAAGCCCTGCATCCGTTCACGACATCCACTATTTAAAAGATATTGGTGAGCAAATGCGAAACTGTACTTTAATTGGAGATAGAGGCTATTTATCAGCAAAAGTTCAAATAGATTTATTTAACTATGCTAATATTAAATTAGATACACCAATGAGAAGTAATCAGAAAGATTATATTCCTCAATTTTCATTGTACAAGAAAAAGCGAAAACGAATTGAGACATTTTTCTCTCAACTTTGCGACCAATTTATGATTAAAAGAAACTATGCTAAAACTTTTGAAGGCTTTAAAACAAGGATAATCAGTAAAATAACCGCCGCAACGGTTATTCAATATATCAATAAATTTATCTTCCAAAGAAAATTAAATCATCTAAAAATCAGTATTATTTAA
- a CDS encoding pyridoxal phosphate-dependent aminotransferase, with product MPKISNRAANMPASPIRKLVPYALAAKQRGTKVYHLNIGQPDIETPETALVELQKIDLKVLEYSLSEGNLEYRKALENYYHSLGFTDLTTDNFIVTNGGSEALNFALSTLCDEGDEIIIPEPYYANYNGFSNHINAKVVAVPSSIDTGFALPSIEEFEKKITDKTRAILICNPGNPTGYLYTKEELKRLAEIALKHDIVVISDEVYREYVYDGEKQTSMLEFPELAENCIIIDSESKRYSMCGVRIGFMVTRSKVIKGAAMKFAQARLSPVLLGQIIAAKAHQNDTAYIQSVREEYTKRRNLLVQLLNEIPGVNCPMPKGAFYCMAELPIDDADKFAQWLLESYSHNSETIMVAPAGGFYSNPELGKKQVRIAYVLKEEDLKRSAELLKDALEKYQSL from the coding sequence ATGCCAAAAATATCAAACAGAGCAGCCAATATGCCTGCTTCCCCTATCAGAAAATTAGTACCTTACGCTTTAGCAGCAAAACAAAGAGGGACTAAAGTCTATCACCTTAATATAGGTCAGCCCGATATAGAAACACCAGAAACAGCACTAGTAGAACTGCAAAAGATTGACTTAAAGGTGCTAGAATATTCACTTTCAGAAGGGAACTTAGAGTATAGAAAGGCTTTAGAGAACTATTACCATAGTTTGGGTTTTACAGACTTAACAACAGATAATTTTATCGTTACCAATGGTGGTTCGGAAGCGTTGAACTTCGCACTTTCTACTTTATGTGATGAGGGTGATGAAATCATCATTCCGGAGCCTTATTATGCCAATTATAACGGTTTTTCTAACCATATCAATGCTAAAGTGGTAGCGGTGCCGTCTTCCATAGATACAGGTTTTGCGCTACCTAGCATAGAAGAATTTGAGAAAAAAATTACCGATAAAACTAGAGCGATACTTATTTGTAACCCAGGCAACCCAACAGGTTATCTTTATACCAAAGAAGAGTTGAAAAGATTAGCCGAAATTGCCCTTAAACACGACATTGTAGTTATTTCCGATGAGGTTTACCGTGAATATGTTTACGATGGAGAGAAACAAACCTCAATGTTGGAGTTTCCCGAATTAGCAGAGAATTGTATCATCATAGACTCCGAGTCTAAAAGATACTCTATGTGTGGGGTAAGGATTGGCTTTATGGTTACTCGCTCTAAAGTGATTAAAGGCGCTGCGATGAAGTTTGCTCAAGCAAGGTTAAGTCCTGTATTGTTAGGACAAATTATTGCAGCGAAGGCTCACCAGAACGATACGGCTTATATCCAAAGTGTGAGAGAAGAATACACTAAAAGAAGAAACCTTTTAGTACAATTACTTAACGAGATACCAGGAGTTAATTGTCCGATGCCAAAAGGAGCATTTTATTGTATGGCAGAACTTCCTATAGACGATGCTGATAAGTTTGCACAATGGCTATTGGAGTCTTACTCTCATAACAGCGAAACCATTATGGTAGCTCCAGCGGGAGGATTTTATTCTAACCCAGAGTTAGGTAAAAAACAAGTGAGAATAGCTTATGTTCTCAAAGAAGAAGATTTAAAAAGAAGTGCAGAATTGCTTAAAGACGCACTAGAAAAATATCAATCTTTATAA
- a CDS encoding heavy-metal-associated domain-containing protein: MTHTYQITGMTCTSCEEKIKSALLALEHVSTADVSKTDKSVTITMNKHIPIAVLQNALDPKYQILNTYHSEALEQTKSWVKTYRPILLIFGFITSVTLGIQLKNQHFDYMQWMQHFMAGFFLVFSFFKFLNLKGFAETYRMYDIIAKKIPFWAYIYVFVELALGFAYLTNFSPFLTNSITFVIMSVSIIGVQQTVLNRQKIQCACLGTIFDLPMSSITIIEDALMIIMSLAMLLLIP, from the coding sequence ATGACACATACTTATCAAATAACAGGAATGACTTGCACAAGCTGTGAGGAAAAAATAAAATCGGCTTTACTAGCCTTAGAGCATGTTTCTACTGCAGATGTTTCTAAGACAGATAAATCTGTCACTATTACAATGAATAAACACATACCAATAGCCGTTTTGCAAAACGCATTGGATCCGAAGTATCAAATTCTAAATACTTATCACAGTGAAGCTTTAGAGCAAACAAAATCTTGGGTTAAAACTTACCGTCCTATCCTCCTTATTTTTGGTTTTATTACATCTGTAACTTTAGGCATTCAGCTAAAGAACCAGCATTTTGATTATATGCAGTGGATGCAACACTTTATGGCTGGATTCTTTTTAGTTTTTTCCTTTTTCAAATTTTTAAACTTAAAAGGATTTGCAGAAACTTATAGAATGTATGATATTATTGCAAAAAAAATTCCCTTTTGGGCTTACATTTATGTATTCGTAGAGCTAGCTTTGGGATTTGCCTATCTCACTAATTTTAGCCCATTTCTTACCAATAGTATTACCTTTGTAATAATGTCTGTGAGTATCATTGGAGTACAACAAACCGTTCTTAACCGACAAAAAATACAATGTGCTTGTCTAGGAACAATCTTTGATTTGCCTATGAGCTCCATTACCATAATTGAAGATGCTCTAATGATAATAATGAGCTTAGCAATGCTACTCCTAATTCCCTAA
- a CDS encoding AraC family transcriptional regulator gives MVCSRCKMMVEAELKKLNLTPVSVELGEVEITENTVQKDKLITALQSLGFDLIDDKRSKIIENIKRLIIDLVQNKNSELKTNLSTYLSQNLSQDYSILSHLFSEVESTTIEKYFISQKIEKVKELLIYDEMTLSEIAFQLNYSSVAHLSNQFKKHTGFSPSYFKKLKDKKRQQIEDL, from the coding sequence ATGGTCTGTAGCCGCTGTAAAATGATGGTGGAAGCAGAGCTAAAGAAACTAAATCTTACTCCTGTTTCTGTAGAACTCGGAGAAGTAGAAATTACAGAAAATACGGTACAAAAAGATAAGCTTATTACCGCCCTACAATCACTAGGTTTTGATCTAATTGATGATAAAAGAAGTAAAATAATTGAAAATATCAAAAGGCTAATCATAGACCTTGTTCAAAATAAAAATAGTGAACTCAAAACCAATCTTTCCACCTACCTTTCACAGAACCTTTCTCAAGATTATAGTATACTAAGCCATCTTTTTTCTGAGGTAGAAAGCACCACCATTGAAAAGTATTTTATCAGTCAAAAAATAGAAAAAGTAAAAGAACTGTTAATATATGATGAAATGACTTTAAGCGAAATAGCCTTTCAACTCAATTACAGTAGTGTGGCACATTTGAGTAATCAGTTTAAAAAACACACAGGGTTCTCTCCTAGTTATTTCAAAAAACTAAAGGATAAAAAACGACAACAGATAGAAGATTTATAA
- the ileS gene encoding isoleucine--tRNA ligase yields MSKFTEYKGLNLTDISAQIADFWKKDNTFQKSVEIRKGKPEFVFYEGPPSANGMPGIHHVMARALKDIFCRYQTQRGKQVFRKAGWDTHGLPVELGVEKELGITKEDIGKKISVEDYNQACRNAVMKYTDVWNDLTEKIGYWVDLEDPYITYKPKYMETVWWLLKQLYTKNLLYKGYTIQPYSPKAGTGLSSHELNQPGTYRDVSDTTIVAQFKVKQLSDSVASKIGQQSGDIHILAWTTTPWTLPSNTALAVGKEVEYVLVKTFNQYTFEPIQIVLAKVLLEKNFGKKYFEATDEDFAKYQSEDKQIPYQVLGHFSGADLAGTQYEQLVPWFLPYENPDQAFRVIVGDFVTTEDGTGIVHIAPTFGADDACVAKENGIPPMLIKDENDNLVPLVDLQGKFVKGEAVPELFSGKYIKNEYYDNGTAPEKSWDVEMAILLKTENKAFKVEKYLHSYPHCWRTDKPVLYYPLDSWFVKMTSVKERLVELNKEINWKPKATGEGRFANWLENVNDWNLSRSRYWGIPLPIWRTEDLKEEKIIGSVEELVNEINKSVAAGVMAENPFKDFEIGNMSEENYAKIDLHKNVVDEVVLVSETGKPMRRESDLIDVWFDSGAMPYAQLHYPFENKELIEQNKAFPADFIAEGVDQTRGWFYTLHAISTSVFDSVAYKNVVSNGLVLDKNGQKMSKRLGNAVDPFDTLAKYGPDATRWYMISNANPWENLKFDIDGIDEVRRKFFGTLYNTYSFFALYANVDGFKYAEKEVENRPEIDRWILSELNILVKEVTEFYNDYEPTKVARAINTFVNDNLSNWYVRLCRRRFWKGDYTEDKISAYQTLYTCLETVAKISAPIAPFFMDRLYQDLNKVTQRDTAESVHLTDFPVANEGAIDINLVEKTHLAQQITSMVFSLRKKENIKVRQPLQKVMVPVLDKKTEEQIVAVSDLIKQEVNVKELQIINDKEAEGLIVKQIKPNFKTLGPKLGKDMKTVAQAISAFDNAQISTLEKDGKVKVGAYEICLEDVEISTKDIPGWTVASEGKITVALDLTITDELRSEGVAREFINRIQNLRKEKEFELTDKIKIQLTQDCPYLQEILNNEQYIASEVLSEKIEVLEALNTGDELEIDEVKFTVNIERN; encoded by the coding sequence ATGAGTAAATTTACAGAATACAAAGGGCTTAATCTTACGGATATATCAGCACAAATAGCTGATTTTTGGAAAAAGGATAATACATTTCAGAAGTCGGTGGAGATTAGAAAAGGCAAACCAGAGTTCGTCTTCTACGAAGGACCACCTTCTGCTAACGGTATGCCAGGAATTCACCACGTAATGGCGAGAGCCTTAAAAGACATTTTCTGTAGATACCAAACTCAAAGAGGGAAACAAGTATTTCGTAAAGCGGGTTGGGATACTCACGGACTGCCAGTAGAGCTGGGGGTAGAGAAAGAGTTAGGCATTACTAAAGAAGATATAGGTAAGAAAATTTCGGTGGAAGACTACAATCAGGCGTGCCGAAATGCCGTAATGAAGTACACCGATGTCTGGAACGACCTAACTGAAAAGATAGGCTATTGGGTGGATTTAGAAGACCCTTACATTACCTATAAGCCTAAATATATGGAGACGGTTTGGTGGCTTTTAAAACAGCTTTACACCAAAAATTTGCTTTATAAGGGCTATACCATTCAGCCATATTCTCCTAAGGCGGGTACAGGGCTTTCTTCTCACGAGCTTAATCAGCCAGGGACTTACCGCGATGTAAGCGATACCACCATTGTGGCTCAATTCAAAGTAAAACAGCTTTCGGATAGTGTGGCTTCTAAGATAGGTCAGCAAAGTGGGGATATACACATTCTTGCTTGGACGACAACGCCTTGGACGCTTCCGTCTAACACGGCTTTGGCAGTGGGTAAAGAGGTAGAATATGTCTTGGTGAAAACCTTTAATCAATACACCTTTGAACCAATCCAAATCGTTCTTGCAAAGGTACTTCTTGAGAAAAATTTTGGTAAAAAATATTTTGAAGCCACAGATGAAGATTTTGCTAAATATCAATCCGAAGATAAGCAAATTCCTTATCAAGTGTTAGGGCATTTTTCGGGGGCAGATTTAGCAGGAACGCAATACGAACAGTTGGTGCCGTGGTTTTTACCATACGAAAATCCAGACCAAGCCTTCCGTGTGATTGTAGGGGATTTTGTAACCACAGAGGACGGAACGGGGATAGTACATATCGCACCTACCTTTGGTGCTGATGACGCTTGTGTCGCAAAAGAAAACGGAATACCTCCGATGCTCATCAAAGATGAAAACGATAATTTAGTTCCTTTAGTAGATTTACAAGGGAAATTTGTTAAAGGAGAGGCGGTGCCAGAGCTATTTAGTGGTAAATACATCAAGAATGAATATTACGATAATGGTACTGCTCCAGAGAAATCTTGGGACGTAGAAATGGCAATCCTCCTTAAAACAGAAAATAAAGCGTTTAAGGTAGAGAAGTACCTCCACTCTTACCCTCATTGTTGGAGAACAGATAAGCCTGTATTGTACTATCCACTAGACTCTTGGTTTGTTAAGATGACTTCGGTTAAGGAGCGTCTAGTAGAACTAAATAAAGAAATCAACTGGAAACCGAAAGCTACTGGAGAAGGGCGTTTTGCCAACTGGCTAGAAAATGTAAACGATTGGAATCTCTCTCGTTCCAGATATTGGGGAATTCCGTTGCCGATATGGAGAACGGAAGACCTAAAGGAAGAGAAAATCATAGGTTCGGTAGAAGAGTTGGTCAATGAAATCAACAAGTCCGTAGCAGCAGGAGTGATGGCGGAAAACCCTTTCAAAGATTTTGAAATAGGGAATATGAGCGAGGAAAACTATGCGAAGATAGATTTGCACAAAAATGTTGTGGACGAAGTGGTGCTAGTGTCCGAAACGGGTAAACCGATGAGAAGAGAATCCGACTTGATAGATGTTTGGTTTGATTCTGGAGCGATGCCTTATGCACAGCTACACTATCCTTTTGAAAATAAGGAACTCATAGAGCAGAACAAGGCGTTCCCCGCAGATTTTATCGCGGAAGGGGTGGACCAAACTCGTGGTTGGTTCTACACGCTACACGCTATTTCAACCAGCGTTTTTGACTCTGTGGCGTACAAAAATGTGGTGTCCAATGGTCTTGTGCTAGACAAAAACGGACAAAAAATGTCTAAACGATTGGGCAATGCGGTAGACCCATTTGATACTTTAGCGAAGTATGGTCCAGACGCCACCAGATGGTATATGATTTCCAATGCAAACCCTTGGGAAAACCTCAAATTTGATATTGATGGTATAGATGAAGTGAGAAGAAAGTTCTTCGGAACACTTTACAATACTTACTCATTCTTTGCACTTTACGCCAATGTAGATGGCTTTAAATATGCCGAGAAAGAGGTGGAAAACAGACCAGAAATAGACCGTTGGATTCTTTCGGAGCTTAATATACTGGTAAAAGAAGTTACCGAGTTCTATAACGATTACGAACCAACCAAAGTCGCTAGAGCCATCAATACCTTTGTTAATGATAATTTGAGTAACTGGTATGTAAGGCTTTGTCGTCGTCGTTTCTGGAAAGGAGATTATACCGAAGATAAAATTTCGGCTTATCAAACGCTTTACACTTGTTTAGAAACAGTGGCGAAAATATCTGCGCCAATCGCTCCATTCTTTATGGATAGACTTTATCAAGATTTGAATAAAGTGACCCAAAGAGATACGGCAGAAAGCGTGCATCTTACGGATTTCCCTGTGGCTAATGAAGGTGCGATAGACATCAATTTAGTAGAAAAAACCCATTTAGCACAACAGATTACTTCTATGGTATTTTCATTAAGAAAGAAAGAAAATATCAAGGTAAGACAACCGTTGCAGAAAGTAATGGTGCCTGTTTTGGATAAGAAAACGGAAGAGCAGATTGTGGCTGTTTCGGACTTAATCAAACAAGAGGTGAATGTGAAAGAGCTACAAATCATCAATGATAAAGAGGCAGAGGGACTTATCGTGAAACAGATAAAGCCTAACTTTAAGACTTTAGGTCCTAAATTAGGTAAAGATATGAAGACGGTAGCCCAAGCGATTTCAGCGTTTGATAATGCTCAAATTTCTACCTTAGAGAAAGACGGAAAGGTGAAGGTTGGTGCTTATGAGATTTGTTTAGAAGATGTGGAAATATCGACTAAAGATATTCCAGGTTGGACGGTGGCTAGCGAAGGCAAAATCACAGTGGCATTAGATTTGACAATAACCGACGAACTTAGGTCTGAAGGTGTGGCGAGGGAGTTTATCAATCGTATTCAGAACCTTAGAAAAGAAAAAGAGTTTGAGCTTACGGATAAAATTAAAATACAGTTAACACAAGATTGTCCATATTTGCAGGAAATTTTAAATAATGAGCAGTACATCGCTTCAGAGGTGCTTTCTGAGAAAATAGAAGTTCTAGAAGCATTAAACACAGGTGATGAACTGGAGATAGATGAAGTGAAGTTTACTGTAAATATTGAAAGAAACTAA
- a CDS encoding TraR/DksA family transcriptional regulator: MEQERQRYSDADLKEFKELIESKIEKAEKDLALIRQNFINDQNNGTDDTSPTFKAFEEGAETLSKEQNAILAVRQEKFIRDLKNALIRIENKTYGICRVTGNLIGKERLKAVPHATLSIEAKNMQR, translated from the coding sequence ATGGAACAGGAGAGACAAAGGTATAGTGATGCCGATTTAAAAGAGTTTAAAGAGCTTATAGAAAGCAAAATAGAAAAGGCAGAGAAAGATTTGGCGTTGATTAGACAAAATTTCATCAACGACCAAAATAATGGTACAGACGATACCTCGCCTACATTTAAAGCTTTTGAAGAAGGGGCAGAAACTTTAAGCAAGGAGCAAAATGCTATTCTTGCGGTAAGACAGGAGAAATTTATCCGAGACCTAAAGAATGCTCTTATCAGGATAGAAAACAAAACCTACGGAATTTGTAGAGTTACAGGTAACCTAATTGGTAAGGAAAGACTGAAAGCTGTGCCTCACGCTACTTTAAGCATTGAGGCTAAAAATATGCAACGATAA